The proteins below come from a single bacterium genomic window:
- the metF gene encoding methylenetetrahydrofolate reductase [NAD(P)H] — protein MTFREIYSQNRPIFSFEFFPPKEARQLDQTKQLISELTELNPDFMTVTYGAGGGKRALTQELVAFIQNNLQREAVAHLTAVGHSAAEIKELLMEYRAQGIEHILALRGDIPKEPEALKSGRFSCARDLVHYIKDFGGFSIAVAGYPETHQDAESPAADISYLREKCDAGAEVIMTQLFFDPALYLQFVERCRAQGITAPIVPGILPIRDLSQLLRVISLCGASIPEKLEAELVLRKEDKAELLSFGTEYTIKLCKELLAAGAPGIHLFTLNNSLQSREVFNAIRSPQPEPSVEHLGRR, from the coding sequence ATGACGTTTCGAGAAATTTATTCGCAGAACCGACCGATTTTTTCTTTTGAGTTCTTTCCCCCAAAGGAAGCAAGGCAGTTAGATCAAACTAAGCAACTAATTTCTGAATTAACTGAACTTAATCCAGATTTTATGACTGTTACTTATGGTGCAGGTGGGGGTAAACGTGCGCTTACTCAGGAATTAGTTGCTTTTATTCAAAATAATTTACAGCGCGAAGCTGTTGCGCATTTAACGGCTGTTGGCCACAGTGCTGCCGAGATTAAAGAATTACTCATGGAATATCGCGCGCAGGGAATCGAACATATTTTAGCCTTGCGCGGGGATATCCCGAAAGAGCCTGAGGCGTTAAAAAGTGGAAGATTCTCGTGCGCACGGGATTTGGTGCACTATATTAAGGATTTTGGTGGATTTAGTATTGCCGTTGCAGGGTATCCTGAAACGCACCAAGACGCCGAATCACCTGCTGCAGACATTTCGTATTTACGCGAAAAGTGTGATGCCGGCGCTGAAGTTATCATGACGCAATTATTTTTCGATCCAGCTTTGTATCTGCAGTTTGTTGAGCGCTGTCGCGCTCAAGGAATTACCGCCCCGATTGTGCCAGGAATTTTGCCAATTCGTGATTTGTCGCAACTTCTTAGAGTTATTTCTCTTTGCGGAGCTTCTATCCCCGAGAAACTCGAAGCAGAATTAGTACTGCGCAAGGAAGATAAGGCTGAGCTTTTGAGCTTTGGAACAGAATATACAATCAAGCTCTGCAAAGAACTTTTAGCCGCAGGTGCTCCGGGAATTCATCTTTTTACGTTGAATAATAGTCTACAGAGCCGCGAAGTTTTTAATGCAATTCGTTCCCCTCAGCCTGAGCCCTCGGTCGAACACTTGGGTCGAAGGTAG
- a CDS encoding glucose-6-phosphate isomerase, with translation MSSWKQFTKNYFSYPEIGLALDLSRMNYPENLFSALETSCAAAFSEMVALEAGAIANADEQRMVGHYWLRNSDLAPSKEIKLQIDQAIQAVIEFAKIARSQFKRAILVGIGGSALGPQFLIDALSDQLFPIEFLDNTDPDGVDRLTAVRLGLLKETLVIVISKSGSTLETRNGQIELAVRFSRSKLNFADHTVAITCAASKLEHQAKAEKWLKILPLWDWVGGRTSIFSPVGLLPAALSGINLQELLAGARLMDQLTRIKEIKKNPAMLLALMWHAAGSGVGLKDMVVLPYKDRLILFSRYLQQLVMESLGKEKNRAGAIVNQGIAVYGNKGSTDQHAYVQQLRDGINNFFVTFIEVLSDSAQTNPQVEVEPGITSGDYLSGFYLGTRQALTENGRASITITVESVSAQTIGALIALYERAVGFYATLVNVNAYHQPGVEAGKKAAAGVIALQREIQQELNNSGQLYTAEELASKLKADTEITFKILEHLAANQHAGVTKRNAQDPLQAKYSISRKRS, from the coding sequence ATGAGCTCGTGGAAACAGTTCACTAAAAATTATTTTTCTTATCCAGAAATTGGTCTTGCTCTTGATCTGAGCCGGATGAATTATCCAGAGAATCTTTTTAGTGCTTTAGAGACTTCTTGTGCCGCAGCATTTAGCGAAATGGTGGCATTAGAAGCTGGAGCAATTGCTAATGCTGATGAGCAGCGCATGGTCGGGCATTACTGGTTACGCAACTCAGACCTTGCGCCGAGTAAAGAAATAAAATTACAAATCGATCAAGCAATTCAAGCTGTTATAGAATTTGCGAAAATCGCACGATCTCAATTCAAGCGTGCAATTTTAGTTGGCATTGGCGGCTCAGCTCTTGGCCCACAATTTCTGATTGATGCATTAAGTGACCAGCTCTTTCCGATCGAATTTCTCGATAACACTGATCCAGATGGGGTTGATCGTTTAACTGCAGTGCGACTTGGGTTACTTAAAGAAACACTAGTGATCGTGATCTCTAAATCGGGCTCAACCCTTGAGACCCGTAACGGTCAAATTGAATTAGCTGTGCGTTTTAGTCGAAGCAAGTTAAATTTCGCTGACCATACTGTGGCGATTACCTGCGCAGCGAGTAAGCTCGAGCATCAAGCAAAAGCCGAGAAATGGCTGAAGATTTTACCGCTCTGGGACTGGGTTGGTGGGCGCACTAGTATTTTTTCTCCGGTTGGCTTACTGCCCGCAGCGCTTTCTGGCATTAATCTGCAGGAGCTTCTGGCTGGTGCGAGGTTGATGGATCAATTAACGCGCATTAAAGAAATTAAGAAAAATCCGGCAATGCTTTTAGCACTAATGTGGCACGCAGCTGGTAGCGGCGTAGGCTTAAAGGATATGGTAGTGCTACCATACAAGGACCGCTTGATCCTTTTTTCACGCTACCTCCAGCAGCTGGTGATGGAATCACTCGGTAAAGAAAAAAATCGCGCTGGAGCAATCGTAAATCAAGGCATTGCTGTCTATGGCAATAAAGGTTCCACCGACCAGCATGCCTACGTGCAACAGCTTCGTGATGGCATTAATAACTTTTTTGTAACTTTTATTGAAGTCTTAAGCGACTCAGCACAAACAAATCCACAAGTTGAAGTTGAACCTGGCATTACAAGTGGCGACTATTTGAGTGGATTTTATTTAGGCACCCGGCAGGCTTTGACAGAAAATGGCCGTGCCTCGATCACGATTACAGTTGAGAGTGTCTCTGCGCAAACTATTGGTGCGTTAATTGCTCTTTATGAACGTGCGGTTGGATTTTATGCAACACTTGTCAACGTGAACGCTTATCATCAGCCTGGTGTCGAAGCTGGTAAAAAGGCGGCTGCTGGCGTGATCGCCTTACAGCGAGAAATCCAGCAGGAACTTAATAACTCTGGTCAGCTATACACGGCTGAGGAGCTTGCCTCTAAATTAAAGGCTGACACTGAGATTACTTTTAAAATCCTTGAACATCTTGCTGCTAATCAACATGCTGGTGTCACTAAAAGGAACGCTCAAGATCCGCTGCAGGCTAAGTATTCCATCTCGAGAAAGCGTAGCTAG